cttctGGAGATCTGATTTAGTCCGGATGAGAATGCAAACTAGCTCCaaacaagtctcaatgtctaTTCTCTGAAGCTTCAACAACTTTTTATGAAATCCTCCATACAGTGATCTCCcttgtctatcatctcagcaataagTAGTGCTCGAAGCTTTGCAAATGGCTGTGAGAAACATCTGCTGCTCACTCTGGATTTTCTGACGCCATCCAAGACGTGAGGAAAAAATAATAACTGAGGACCTcctttggtcatttttctcttcttccaattcctcATCTTCTTTCTCCCAGACTTGTCTGGCCGCGTGGTGGTGCCTCCATCAAAAAGATTTCGACACACTTCAACCTCTTTCTGCTCTGTTACGCATCCGGTGTCAATCGACGATGAAGTGGAAGTGTCGATCTATGCTTCTTCTGTTGAGCCTTTGATGATTTCACCTCTGAATCTCAACCCTCTCTGAGAAGCTACTGCAAACATATGATCGTCAAATGCCCTATTGTAGAAACCCAGATTCACACTTCTATCTGGTAAGATAGGAAATTCAACTTCAACCATAGCGCATGAAACAACAAACTTCACAGGGTCATTTATCCTTTTCACTCTTTTGTGAATCCTAGCAACTTCTTCTGCCCATATAAGTGGTCTCTGATGTTTGAGGACAGAAAGATGTGAGCTCTCAGATTTGTGCATTCTTTCCTCAGTCGGTTCCAGCTCAACCACGCAACTCTGCAATTCGTCCAACAATGTGTGTCGATTGATGTAATCTGGTGGGCATAGATCTATCCTATCTGTTGCATGTCGAGCGACGATATAGGGTGGGTGTCGATCAATCTCATTAGGTTGGTGTCAATCGATGCTAGCCTTTGGTGAAGTTTCTCGATCTCCTCTCGAAGTATGTTGATCGTCATCAAAATTCTTCTTTGAATTCCGTTCCATTCCTTCAAGCCATTCCTCCAGCAtcaagaagtcttccatagtAACTTCCATTCTCGAATACAAATCTTCAAGCTGTTCTCCATCCTTTAACTCCAAGAATTCTTCTAGCTCCAAGAAATTTTCCAGGTAATCTCTTTTTCTACATCTGGGCAGGATAACAACTTGATGCATCAGTTTTCTTCTGTGTCGAGTCTGAAATGTCCTGAGGACAACTCGATCTTTTTGGGATTTCTAGTGGTCTCGTTCGGAAACATGAttctccgtcgatcgatgctgagatGGTGTggtcgatcgattctgaggtgctaccgtcgatcgatgctaagTGAAGATCACCCATATCAGCTTCTTCTGTTATGTTTGGCTCTCCAGATCCATGATATTCATCTCTCTTCGCCATGGTGGGATCGTCAATAAGATATCACAACATAGATTCCATCTCTATTTCTAGATTTGCTGCAACATcatagagaaatttgttgaggaaGGCGTTTGCGATGTCATTCCAGGCAGTAAGGGAGTCTGGTAGAAAATTCTTGAGCCATTGGGCTGCATTCCTGGCAAGAGAGTATGGGAAGAGTTTGCAGAAGTAGTGTTCTTAAAAGCCTCCATTGAAGAAAAACAATACCAATTCCTCAAACATGTTGATATGATCCATTGTTTGCTCGTGAGGAAAGCCATGAATGGGACGCAGACGCATAATCTTGATATATATAGGTTTCAGCTCAAAGTCTTCCCTCTTAGCAACACTCGGTATGAGTACCTCGACCATCTCTGGATCCCCAAAAGTAGTGTCGTTTTTCACTTGATAAACAGTGTCGAGATGAACAGTGTCGGAATGAACAATAACGCGGAAAAAGTGTCGCAATGAACAGTGTCGTTGTgaacaatgtcgatcgacgcgAGATGAACATTGTGGATCGATACGGGATGAACAGGGTTGTTCGACGGAGGATGAACAGTATCGTCCGACGGAAGATGTAAAGTACTGAGATGAACAGTACTGAGATGAACAGTACTGAGATGAACAGTGCCATGATGAACAGTGCGGCGATGAATAGTATCGTCCGACACATGGTGAACAGAGTCGTTCGACATCAGATGAACAGTGTTGTTCAGTGCTTAGTTCAAGATGTCGATCGCtgctgcttggagggtgtcgatcgatacttccctCGTAGATTTACGGATCGTGCGTGAATCAGCTGGCTTTTTCTTTGAAGAACCAAAAAATCGTCTCTTCATTGTTGTTACTGGTACTAAGATGCATGTAcctgaaacagaaaaaaaaaataaaaaattaatgagttttcttaaaCAGTAGAAAAACCTAGACAAAATTTAACTAgacaagatctaatggcgatcaaagctctccGGCAACAGCGctaaatttgatatcactcaaattatcctaaatGATTTgtattctctcaaataagatgtcgagttgtagtacttaggaatCAAATCCACAGGGAGTTATAGGGTACACAAAAGATCTAAACAGTTTATGATTAAGGTAGGTAAATTATAGTAATAGTAAATAAAGTAAAGCAGTGgtgaacaaggtagttgttcaGTGATTATAAATCAAGAGTTTGTTTGttatggaaggatggttgctagacttagggtttcaggttatcaggattataatgatatagatgcTAAGGGTTGATCCTAGAACTCAAACTTACGTAATAATCTATCAACTTTCGTTTGTTTAGATTATATAATGTCTAGATCTCAGATCTCAACTTTCGTTTGTTGATcatgagaaagtgtcgatctatgattctatatgaatatcgatcgatacacctttcaaaacgTCAATCGAATGGGTTTGAAGTGTTCACTAGGTTTCCTATATCAACTATCATTTGTTTTTAGCAATCCTAGCTCAGTAGAATTAAATCAGCAAGTAAACCATGTTGTCGCGTGCGCCTAACTATCTTATGATCAGGGTTCTAGTTAGTTACTCTAaaacacaagcagtaagaatACTCCAGTGAATGATTCGATTATCACCCTAGCAATTCTACATTTTGGGCTAATCCTTCATGACCCTAATTAATCTTAAACCTAGCAGGTGGATTTACTCAAACATAAAGGTTGCAcataaatcatagatgaatagatatagaatataaaatcaataaagaaaccaatggagttccaagaaGACTCTAAAGGAGTTCTTCTCTTGTCTCCTAAGCTAAGAGAAAACTTACAACATAGAATAGAAAGTGTAGCAGTCAACAATGgtttagaaaacacataaatatggTTTTAAGCCGTCCAGGGGCATGTTGTAATTTttggttgcttctgggctttaGTCGGTCTTCAAATATACTCGGCCTGCGTTCTGGCatcatcgtcgatcgacaccaaggctgtgtcatcgatcgacattccattCGTCTCTTCgatagctctctctctctctctctctctctctctctctctctctctctctctctctctctctctctctctctctctcgcgagacagactgaccactcttcataAAACAGGAATAAATTCTGCTCTAACCGTTAGATTGACTTCAAACaagtggcattggaaagctagcTCAAATCTCTATCTCGTGACAAAAGATCAGCTCAATCGTATCGTGGGAAAGTCTTCATCCATAGTTAAACATCTGACAtctctgtgcagttctgcacttCAAAAGGtttcaaaaggctccaaaatcatcaaagttcTCCAAAACGTACCTAAATCTGAAAAGACTATAAAACATACTCCAAACCCATATAATATTCTCTTAACACtcataaaccatgggtaaaagtagataaaattcATGGTATATCAAATCACCACTGTCATTTCGCATGGGCATAAGCTAGACTTCACGTTTGGGCCTGTATGTTTTCCATGCATgtaaattatcaaatatttgtatattttgtttgCAAATCACTCTTAATTCATAGATATAAAAGGGCAAATACATTCTGATTGTCGCTTTTTGCCAATTTCCCCTAATAATACCGATGTTTTCAAACGTGGAGAAAAGTTAGGATTTGAGTGATCTATCTACTTGATTATAGTTGGAGCAATATCTCCCACTACGAAATTGACAGCCACTTTCGTAAACTTTGTTCATTCATTCAGTAACTTATGACAGGAGCTTAAAAGACTAAGTTAAGATCCGCGATTTGcgcggaatgaacattatatataaattacttttaacatattatatatacttttcatattaaataataaatatatattgaatagttaaaattaataaatattacgtatataattaaattggtgcaaacacataaataaattttattagtcCAAAAACCACTTtcctattttatatggtatataattaagtttaaatgatattaacatagatatatagtatatttttaatatgatgTCTATTAAATAATAGTTTCTAATCATAttgttttttgatcatttgtatatttttacaacaaaactttaaatcacttataacaaaattttcattctgggatttttaatagttttagaaatttgtaatttttacaaaaaaaaaattcaatgcaaaatttaaaatttaaataattagttgtcaatattttttcaaaacctTTCATCAACAAAACTTGTTTGaactaaatttcaaaataatatatttatgtatttaattgatatatagtttaatttaaaaaattagtatatatatatatatatactagtttttttaaattaaactatatatatatatatatatatatatatatcttttaatcttcatatttattaaaagagactttctacttatataatttgtaataatttgCGTTTTGTCATAAGAAAAATTTTAATCCATGGATCACAAAAGTTTAGTATAGGACTTTTAACATTTTTGgtataacatatatgaaaaatataattttaaattatatggttaatgttcTTGATTAATAGGTTAAAATAAAAACGATAGAGGATAcactaattttttatcaaatatttttctttaaaaatcatttattttcatatatatttaaaccatattaggcaatttcataatttttatttaggaaaaaacgaaaaaatattaataattaatttattattaatttaataaaaaagttattttatgtttaggttgaccaaaataattttctaatgaTTATAAGAATCATTATGGTGATGACACATAGATACTTAAaatgttgtaatttttttttaatatataaggaataCTTAGTTTTCTTTTGTCAATAGCATAATAATTAGCAAACAgttacctttttattttctaaaataattttcgACGACGTTAGGGTCACATTAATGATGATAGACCCCGCACACACGTCCGAAATAAAGAAGACAAATCACTATTAGAAAGAATCGACAGTTAAAACATattgaaaaatgatttatcTAAATATACCATCGACTGAGCAgaataaaataagaattttCTCTCTATAGAATATTCCTTTCTAGAGCCCTGGACCATCTTTCTTGGTTTATTCAACAAGAAAGATCTTTGTCTTTTCATACCTGTCTCCTAATTACCTTATCCGATTATCATATCCTTTCTCTTAAATCTTAAGTTCTGATTCATCATGTCTTCTGAGATGGATAACGCCCTTTTAGCCCTCTCTTTGAAAGATGATGATGCTCCTTTTAACCTACCAGATTTTCCTCAGTTCTACGCCACAGAAAGAAATGCATGCAGCCAGATAGGCCGTCTTCTTAACCCAAGATTCCAGAATATGGCTAATCTGATTCTAGACATGCCAAAGGAAGTGGCAAAAGGTTAATCGGGTTAGAGGTATCGCTCTCACCAAAGAAAGATTCCAGTTCATCTTTTCGCATGCAAATGATCTTCAAGATGTTCTCGACAAAGGCATGCAAACTCATAATGATTCGGGTTTAGCCATAAAAAAATGGGTTGAAACCCCTCCTTTGGGTTATCTCCAATCAGTATCAATATGGGTCAGAATAAGCAACATTCCGGTTAATCACTATACAAAGCCAGCCATCACTGAGCTCGGTGAACTAATTGGTCATGTTGAAGTGGTCGCTTTTGATCCTGAAAAGTCTCCGAGGCAAGACTATGTTCGTGTGAAGATTAGTATTGAAGTCACCAAACCTCTCAAGAAATCAAGGGTTCTCAACTTACCTGGTGGTGGTCAAACTACCATCTACTATTTCTATGAAAAAGTCCAGAAAAGATGCACGGAATGTCAACGGCTCACACATGCAAAGGAACATTGTCCTCTCTTGGCCTACAAACAGAACATGCGTGCGGTGGAAACTAGTAAAAACCGTCTCTCTCTTCCTACTTCCAACCATACCTTCCTCTCTGAAGGTGATCCTCTGTTTGGAGTCTTACATGAGGATCAAGTTGGTATTAATCCTCTCTCGGGTCGTCCTCGCATTGCTCCGGAGGTTCTTCAAGAAATGCGAAATTACCTCCTTGCCTCAAGTAAAGAAGAGAGACATGCTAGGGAGCAGAGAGTGATTTTCTCGGTGAAAGAAGCTGAGAAAAATCCTATTATACAAAAAGCGATGTTACAACTTATCTCTCCTCCGATCTTCACAACAAACCTTGATAAGGGTAAAGGGATCGTCTTCGATTTCGAGAAAGCTTCTTGTGAATCCGAAACTACCTCTCAGCCTCAGAAGCTTATGGCATCGGCAATATCTGCAGGACATTCATTGACTAATCCACTCAATAATTGTTTTCTGTAGACTCTCATTGCCTCCTGGTTTAATTCCCTCAACTCAGATCTCAAACCTCTCCTTCTCTGGTGGCTCAAACATCTCAACACCTACTGAGAAGCCAAAAAGGAAGAGTGGAAGATACAAAAGGATTCCTAAAACTCCTAAGAAGATGAAAAAGGATACAAAGGAGACTTTGGCTTCTACTTCTGATGTCGCGACTCCTAGCAAAAAACGTAAATCAGAAGATGATCTCTTCGGATCTTTCAGGACAGATAAGAAGAATGCTCAGAATTCATCTCAAGATAGTCTGCTCAAAAACAAAGAAGGAGTTCAATTGGTTGTTGCATCCAAGGCTGCTAAGAGCAATGCATCACAGATGGTCCCGCATGAGGGACCGTCcaaagcctaatgagtttcatCAGCTGGAACTGCCGGGGCTTGGGAGATCCTCATGGCCTGACAGTTCAACGCCTCACGGAACTAAGACGTACGTACTTTCCTGAGGTGCTTTTTTTAATGGAAACGATGAATGCTCACAACTCTCTTGTAGATATGCAATGTTGGTTAGGTTATGATCATGTCTACACTGTCGACCCGGTAAATACTTGGGGGGGTCTTGCTTTTTTTTGGAAGAACAGTGTTGGGGTGGATATTTTGTATGCGAACAAGAATGTTATGgatattaaaatcatgtatgAAGATAAGTGTTCTATGTCTCGTATGTTTACGACAACCCAACTATAATTCTGCGACATCTTGTTTGGGAGCGTTTGATTAGATTCAGTATCAATAGGGATAGTAGTTGGTGCATGTTTGGAGATTTTAACGAAATTTTAAATAACTGTGAGAAGATTGGGGGTCTAAGAAGGAGTGACTCCACCTTTCAAGATATTTCGGAAATGCTAGAAATTTGCGGCATGATAGAACTTCCAAGTACGGGGAACCCTTTCACATGGAGTGGAAAGAGAGATAACCTTTGGATTCAGAGTAGGCTTGACAGAGCTTTTGGAAATCAAAAATGGTTTGATCAATTTCCGGCTTCAAACCAAGCCTTTCTTGATAAAAGAGGCTCTGACCATCGCCCTGTTTTGATCAAGTTAATCTCGTCTCAAGACTCTTACAGAGGATCCTTCAAGTTTGATAAAAGACTTTTCCAAAAACCCTTAGTCTTTGAAACCATAAACAAAGCGTGGAACTCTCCTTCTCCAAATCCAAACATCAACATTGCCTCTCGCATCAAATTGTGTAGACAGGCGTTAAGTAGATGGAAAAAAGAGAATGTCTCCAATTCCAAATTAAGGATCTCGAAGATTCAAGTGGAACTAGAACAAGAACAGTCTTCGATGAATCCCTCCTTCCCCAGAATGGAAAATCTTACAAAATCCTTAGTTAAGGCTTACAAAGATGAGGAAAACTTTTGGAAGCAAAAGTGTAAGGATGATTGGATCCTTCATGGTGACGGGAATACCAAAATTTTCCATGCTGCAGTTAAAGTGGCGAGATCAAGAAATGAGATCGTTAAACTTCAAGACATCAATGGGGTTTTTCAACGGTCTGAAGCTTCTAAAGGTCAAGTTGCCATTCACTACTTCAGTGAGCTCTTTAAATCCTCCAACTCGGTGGATTACTCTGACCTTCTTAGAGACTTACCGGTAAGAGTCTCAAATAATATGAACCTGATTCTCACAAGAAAGATCACCAAAGAAGAAGTTAAGGAAGCGGTTTTTTCAATCAAACCTGATAGTGCTCCTGGAGCTGATGGGATGTCAGGTTTttcatttcaaaaatattgGGATATAGTGGGAGATCAACTTACTAAAGAggttcttttgttttttgagaCTGGTGATATGCCTTCATATTGGAATTACACGCAGATTTGTCTGATTCCAAAGAAGACAACTGCTTCGGTAATGTCTGATCTGAGACCCATCAGCCTATGTACGGTAATGTACAAGACCATTTCCAAGATTCTAGCCTCAAGACTTCAACGTTTTCTTCCAGAGATAGTATCTCGAACTCAATCAGCTTTTGTATCAGATAGGCTTGTATCTGATAACATTATTTTGGCTCATGAAGCAGTCCATAGTCTTCGAACTCATGAAGTGATCTCAAAATCTTACATGGCAGCAAAAACGGATATGTCAAAAGCTTTTGACAGAGTGGAATGGAATTACCTTCAAGCATTACTTCTATCTCTTGGTTTTGACAATCTCTGGGTGAAATGGATCATGTCTTGTGTTACTACAGTCACCTATTCAGTCCTTTTGAATGGTCAATCTTACGGCTACATTTCTCCAAAAAGAGGACTAAGACAAGGCGATCCTATCTCACCTTTCCTCTTTGTTCTTTGCACCGAAGGTCTTACTCACATGATGAATCAAGCTTCACTTAGAGGAGATTTGAATGGAATTCAATTCAACTTGGCAGGCCCGGAAGTTCACCATCTTCTTTTTGCAGACGATAGTCTGTTTCTATTTAAGGCCGAACTTTCTCAGTGTCAAGTCTTTCAAGACATCCTTCTCAAGTACGGAGAAGCTACAGGTCAGGTCATAAATCTTTCCAAATCATCACTCACTTTCGGCAAAAACACATGTCCACCTCTTAAAGCACAAATTCAGTCAAAGCTTGGTATTTATTCGGAAGGAGGAGCTGGTTCCTATC
This genomic stretch from Brassica napus cultivar Da-Ae chromosome C9, Da-Ae, whole genome shotgun sequence harbors:
- the LOC106422561 gene encoding uncharacterized protein LOC106422561, translated to MDNALLALSLKDDDAPFNLPDFPQFYATERNACSQIGRLLNPRFQNMANLILDMPKEVAKDVLDKGMQTHNDSGLAIKKWVETPPLGYLQSVSIWVRISNIPVNHYTKPAITELGELIGHVEVVAFDPEKSPRQDYVRVKISIEVTKPLKKSRVLNLPGGGQTTIYYFYEKVQKRCTECQRLTHAKEHCPLLAYKQNMRAVETSKNRLSLPTSNHTFLSEGDPLFGVLHEDQVGINPLSGRPRIAPEVLQEMRNYLLASSKEERHAREQRVIFSVKEAEKNPIIQKAMLQLISPPIFTTNLDKGKGIVFDFEKASCESETTSQPQKLMASISNLSFSGGSNISTPTEKPKRKSGRYKRIPKTPKKMKKDTKETLASTSDVATPSKKRKSEDDLFGSFRTDKKNAQNSSQDSLLKNKEGVQLVVASKAAKSNASQMVPHEGPSKA